aagtaaagaattagtaagaaatatttacaaaatttaaagcttCTTTAACTAATGGAATAGTTATTTTTCTCTTAGAAGTTAACGCAAAGTTATTGATATACtctaatatttctaaaattttattatattctctaGGCAAATTtactaatagaaaatttattactatttgtGATATTGTTACAGAAGACGTagcaaaatgtttaaatattaaaattttaattaattcatcatCAGGAGGATAAAGCAGAACGTTTAATACAGAATTAATACGTGATGATAGATCAggtaaggtaaaatttttacctttattATTAGATGTaagtaaaagatatttttgctTTTCATTAATAAGATTAAATAGATGCAGCAACGCTGTTTCCTGCCAATTTTCTATATCCTCAATAATGAAAGCATTATGATTTGCTAAAATCTTAtcatcaaaaaaaatatctttaattacATAAGCATTGCTTAAATTTTGCCATATTTTGGTTAGATAAGTTTTGCCTGAAGACACAGGACCTTTTATTAGTAAAGTGAATTTATAAGGATTAACGCCAAAGCTATTCTGCCAATTTTGCAAAGCATTATAAGCGTAAGCGTTAGAATCAGAAACAATAAATTCCTCAGGATGATATTTTGAAGACTTATTAAAAGGAAATAtatattgcatttataaaattttttaacgtcaTTGCGAACGAGCAAAGGCATTGTTGCGTGGATCGATTCCTCTCTGTCATCCCGTGATTTATGAACTAGAGCcagttaaaaatatcaatattattgatatttttagtttgttttctGGATCTAGTTCCCAAGCCACGGTATGACACCTCGGGTGTTTGTCAATCCACGCGTGCAATACCACGAGCAAAGCGAGTGCGGCAATCTCATTTTATTATCCTGAGATTACTTCGtcaaaacttacagtttttccTCGCAATGACGATATATCCAACATTTCTAAATATACTTACTATTCTCTTCCTTAACGAGTGCTATCAACTGCTCAATCGATAATACTTCCTGCTCGGTAGTTCCGAGTCTTCGAATCGttacttgtttattttctttctctTGTTTTCCGATTATTGCAATCATCGGTACTTTTTGGTTAGAAAACTCACGAATTTTATAGTTAACTTTATCCGGTGATATATTAATATCGACTCGCACGCCACTCTCAATTAAAGCTTTCCGCACTTCTAAAGCATAATCGTTTAAATCACTTGTAATAGTAGCTATTGCAACCTGTACAGGAGCAAGCCACAAAGGAAAACGCCCTGCATATTCTTCAATTAATATCCCAATAAAACGTTCAAGCGAGCCAAGTATTGCTCTATGTAACATCACAGGTCTTTTTTTCTCACCGCTTGCTGCAACATAGCTAGCATCTAAACGCTCAGGCAGAACAAAATCCATTTGCAGAGTTCCACATTGCCATTGACGCCCTATTGCATCGGTTAACACAAATTCAAGCTTAGGACCATAAAAAGCATTCTCGGCCGGGTTTAGTGTATAGCTATAACCGGCTTTCTCTACTGCCTCTTTTAGAGCATTCTCAGCCTTATCCCAAGTCTTATCGCTACCAGTTCTAACCTCCGGTCGATCAgagaattttacttttatatcaGTAAAACCGAAATCCTTATAAACCTCGGTTAGTAACTTACAAAAGCTCACTGTTTCATCGGTAATTTGATCTTCGTTACAAAATATATGTGCATCATCTTGCACTAAACTTCGCACTCTCATTAACCCGTGTAAAGCACCTGACGCCTCATTACGATGGCACAAGCCAAACTCAGACATACGTAGCGGCAAATCTCGATAGCTCTTAATACCCTGCTTTAAAATCTGTACGTGACAAGGACAGTTCATCGGCTTTAAAGCAAGCGTCTTGTCGTCTGTTTCTAAAGCAAACATATCATCACGGAACCTTTCCCAATGCCCCGAAAGCTCCCAAAGACTCTTATCAACTAAAACAGGGgtcttaacctcaatataaccaTTTTTGCGAATCTTTCTTCTAATATATTGCTCAATAGTATTATATACACTCCAACCCTTATCATGCCAAAATACCATTCCTTGAGATTCTTCCTGAAAATGGAATAAATCAAGCTCTTTTCCTAATTTTCTATGGTCACGCTTTTCAGCTTCTTCAAGCATGAATAAATAACTATCTAGCTGCTCTTTAGTAGCCCAAGCTGTACCATATATACGCTGTAATACCTCATTTCGGCTACCACCACGCCAATAAGCTCCCGCAACTTTCATCAGTTTGAAATGTTTAACAAAGCCGGTAGATGGAGCGTGTGGACCTCGGCATAAATCAATAATGTTACCTTGCCTGTATAAACTAATAGACTCATTTGACGGGATGCATCTTAGCTTCTATAACCGCAAAATCATCAGTAGTAAAAGGTTTATCCCTAGCGAAATCATAGTAATAACCATTTTCGATAGCAGGACCGATTGTTACTTGCGTTTCAGGAAATAATTCTTTTACCGCTTCCGCTGTTAAATGTGCAGCATCATGCCTTATAACTTCAAGACATTCAGGTTCTTTAACAGTCAAAATACGCAATTTACAATCACTATCAATTTGAGTACTTAAATCTTTAAGATCACCATTAATCTCAGCAATCATTGCTGCTTTAGCAAGCGATGTTGAAATAGACTCAGCTATCTCAAATGCGGTAATATTCTTTTCAAACTGTTTTACACTCCCATCAGggaaagaaatatttatcattttttattctaacttatttttcttttaaacgaTCAGCTATTAATTTATATGATTCATAAGCTTTAGCTGGGTCTTTTTCTAGCAATTCAAATCCTGGTCTTTCATTACTATTAATATGCCATAATTTACAAGTATCAGGGCTAATTTCATCAGTTAACATTACCAAAGATTCCTCACCGGTAAATACCCGTCCAAATTCAAGGCTGCATTCAACAAGCCTAATACCGATGTCGATAAATAAACCGCTTAGGAAATCATATATACGCAAAGCTTGCTTCTTAACTGTATTGATTTCATCTTTAGTTAACCaaccaaaatttaatatttgatactCATTAACTATCGGATATTTAAACTCTCGACTTTTTACTTTAaagtcaattattattattattatttatttattaattgatgtaCCCTTCGGGCTATTCAATCTTTACATGttcacaataaattttacaattacgtATTAGTATGTAACATgtcaaacacaaaataaatcaataattcttacaataaaaacaaaagctaaccaaaaataaaaattatttaattgtgcGAAACGAacagattataataaaataaaacataacacTTGCATTTTACACCCTTTCATTCCACAATAGTCTAATTTTTGCTAGATATTTAGCTAATTTGATTTGACTGTTCTTGTCATTCGGCATATCACTTTCACATTCACATACACATAATTTCGCCCTTATTTCATTTAGTCCCATACACTCATACAATAAATGCTCTTCACTCTCCACACAGACCTCACATATAACACAAATTCTGTTCCCGCCTTTATCCAGCCTATGTTTGTACTTCCAACTTCCTaatttgctaatttggtggcggactgcaccaaattagcaaagagtaacattcactagctaattgttactgatgatgactacttggtagtcgaaaatacgtattttaaaaatacaaaaaactgatctaggaattggggcaaaaatcgaaatttatttcgacatatcctagaatTCTCATTtcttatcttcgataatatttatacttcaGGTTCTGCTTTCCCTCagcttctttaaataatttcatgaatccccattctaataaaatttcccCAATATTTGATCTTTTATTGAAATGTTCCTGAAATATGCCCAACTCGTTACCCAACATGCGCACTTTCGTACCCCAACTCTTGAATTTACCAACTTCTTTTTCTATAACACACTGATATTGAAGCGGTTTGCATTCATTACCTATTAGCCTAAAATAGtgatttactaaattttttgtaacaagtACATCTATTGGTGGTTGATCTACTTCCAAAAGTGTACCACTGCTCGCTGTGGATTTACTTACACCTAatacttgtttaaaaaataatgttctcACCTctcaagtttttcaaaatttctgttCGTTCCCCATACCTGACTACCATACAAAAGAATAGGTTCAATCAAGACTTGGAACATTCTAATTAGTACATTCGCTGTTATCCATGGGTTGCAATACATATACTTCTTTATTAAACTTGCTCCACGATTGGCTTTTGTTGCCACCTCTTCAAAATGTCTTTCCCATTTCCCATTCCAATTAAATGACACTCCaagataattgaatttattaacattttcaatGACTACATCGttataaaaccatttttctttCTTGCTTATTTTGATTCCTTgtctaaatattaatattcttgATTTTAATTCGTTCACAGTTAGCTTATTTTCATCACAATAATCCTTAAGCTGTATTAGTGCTCGCTGAAGACCCACAATTGACTGTGATACCAAAACCATATCATCAGCGTATAAAAGTACCCTAACGTCCTTTCCATTGACAGCTTGTGAATGGGTTTcggtttctttaatttttgtaggaaaatcgttaatatataaagaaaataagatTGCTTACAGTTTTCAACCTTGCCTTCATCCCCTACTTGTAGTTCGAGATTCGGTCACTGTATTATTGTCCATCTTCACACAAACACtgtaatctttataaatttctttaattacgtCTAAGACATTCTTTGGCAATCTCATTTTCTCCAACTTTGACCATAATAATTCCCTATCAATAGAGTCAAATGCTTTTTCTAAGTCAACAAAGCAAGAATACAGCTTTTGTCTTTTCTTTGATATTGTGATATCAACCAGCtcttttaaaaccaaaatattatCCAATGTACCATATCCTTGTCTAAATCCAGCTTGGcactcatttaaaatattattactttcagCCCATTGCTGAATTCTATTGgctagaatttttaaaaatatcttgctCACTACTGGTAGCAACGTTATTCCTCTATAATTAGCTGGTATATTCTTTTCGCCTTTGTTCTTATAAATGTTGCATATTATCCCTTTTTTCCATGTCTCAGGTATTTGATGTGTTTCtagaatttcattaaataatttgttcaaaatttcgatgatacTTTCATTAATACAGCTCGAGTTCTTTATAAATTCTGCCGGTATTCCATCTAATCCTGGGGcctttttgattttcaatatattaatgAAGTATTTCACCTCATTTAtatccattttattttcaaacatagaGACATCATACAATGGAGTATCATTTAGATCTTTTCCTAAATTTTCAAGACTTTGATTTGAAGAATTAATAGTATCATTTTTCTTGCTATAAATTTCTTCATAATAATTTAACCAAGTTTCacccataatattatttactttataacaGTAGAAGAGTCACAGCGTTCCTGGCGCAGTTTGACCTCAAGTAACCCCGcttggatggtacacttttcaaaaaagggcaaacctaggtgaatgttggaaacctcggaagttggatgacgtcattgaccaatagtaaatcaagatggcgttgggaggtgtggtggggcgtGGCTGACAGAGCGTTTGGAtagtacacttttccaaaaagggcaaacctaggtgaatgttggaaacctcggaagttggaggggatagatgacgtcattgaccaatagtaaatcaagatggcgttgggaggtgtggtgggggtgAGGAATGACATAAACGGGGCTTGACCAATAGTGATGGGCGTGGTTGACAGGAGTGTGTTTCTtggaagtggggcttaaagggggcgggaattggacgttagatgagataatcgagcccactttcaatagtaaatcaagatggcgtcgggaggtgtggtgttggggaataatggctgcctaagcattgatgacgtcattggctttgaccaatagtagcgctgtaaaaatcaagatggcgtcgggaggtgtggtgggggaaggaatggctgcctaagcataaacgggggggatgacgtcattggctttgaccaatagtggcggagagtgaacggggggcgggacgttgacattagtcagcaattttcaagaatatgttaatttgaccttgaaaaatatgatatcatcatcttgtaacaagttcaaacttgtttgaaataattttacatgtgtcaaaacacgtgaccggatattaatatttttttatgattaagcaatgtaatatgacacttgaaatttacataataaaaatacatgttcaaacttgtttgaatggactttgatcttaaaataattttacacgtgtcagcaattttcaagaatatgttaatttgaccttgaaaaatatgatatcatcatcttgtaacaagttcaaacttgtttgaaataattttacatgtgtcaaaacacgtgaccggatattaatatttttttatgattaagcaatgtaatatgacacttgaaatttacataataaaaatacatgttcaaacttgtttgaatggactttgatcttaaaataattttacacgtgtcagcaattttcaagaatatgttaatttgaccttgaaaaatatgatatcatcatcttgtaacaagttcaaacttgtttgaaataattttacatgtgtcaaaacacgtgaccggatgttaatatttttttttatgattaagcaatgtaatatgacacttgaaatttacataataaaaatacatgttcaaacttgtttgaatggactttgatcttaaaataattttacacgtgtcagctattctcaagaatatgttgaaattgatttgaccttgaaaaatatgatatcatcatcctgctacaagttcaaacttgtttgaacatgttcaaacttgtttgaacatgtttaaacttgtctgaattccaagaaaaaatctGACTTACGAAGTTATTGAACATACAATACAGAGAGTTGGATCAAAATATGGAGCAATTAAATATTTCGCCCTGAATGaacttttttattcttattatgagatttttcaattataataataatgtatttatgtaatatgacacttgaaatttacataataaaaatacatgttcaaacttgtttgaatggactttgatcttaaaataattttacacgtgtcagcaattttcaagaatatgttaatttgaccttgaaaaatatgatatcatcatcttgtaacaagttcaaacttgtttgaaataattttacacgtgaccggatgttaatatttttttatgattaagcaatgtaatatgacacttgaaatttacataataaaaatacatgttcaaacttgtttgaatggactttgatcttaaaataattttacacgtgtcagcaattttcaagaatatgttaatttgaccttgaaaaatatgatatcatcatcttgttacaagttcaaacttgtttgaaataattttacatgtgtcaaaacacgtgaccggatattaatattttttatgattaagcaatgtaatatgacacttgaaatttacataataaaaatacatgttcaaacttgtttgaatggactttgatcttaaaataattttacacgtgtcagctattctcaaaaatatgttgaaatagatttgaccttgaaaaatatgatatcatcatcctgttacaagttcaaacttgtttgaataaaaatacatgttcaaacttgtttgaacatgtttaaacttgtttgaatcgcattagatcttaaaataattttacgcatgttagataataatttctgctggtgggggggatttttggagtggtggtaatcatataaaaaaggcgCTCGACATTACGGTAACatcagttttcattaaatattcataatattaatcaaaatgaatagagcagaattaaaattattagatagttgtttagtgcgaccatgcataaaaatggacgacttgccactgaaaaaaaaattaaaaatactaaaaatggagCGGATTCTAACGATACATGGgccatcaataaaagttttactggATATAAGCCTAGATGGTACAGAAAACGAGGGGGTTTTTCTACCATCTAGGTTTGCAGTGTTGACGGACaacatgattaaattatttaacacaaaaccgGGGTATTTGAGGGTGGAGGAGAAAATTGGAAGAAGTCACCAACTGAGACTGCGCCTATTCGAAGACGATGGTGATAGTGATGATGACTATGTTCaagaacatcaaaattttttttaacaaatcattcctatattgaattttattactgcaagatatatatatatatattattgttattgttataaaaaaattgtaaagtttatgtttttgatatttaaaaaaaaaaaaaaaaaaaaaataatactaaataaattatggatatttttgtaaaaaatggtgtttattttaattcattacaatTATGGGGTACAATGTCGctacaaaatcatattgatcTGTTTCAAAATTCGGAGATGATTTAcccagaatattttaatgtgagtattgtttgataagatctgtttagaaaattgtagccaaatatttttatagatggaaTTTTATCAACTTATGGAGGCATGTCGTTGGAGTATACCTACAAAGTTAATCGACACATTACGGTATTCTTATTTAGAAGTTGATGATTGCTTTCATATTGCTGCATTTATAGTAAGAAATTGTTTGGATGCaatcttatttgtaaattatgcgaaaaagttcaactactttaaaagagatttcaatcagtttgaaatattactaaatgaatGTTGTGATGATCTTATCCATGGAAGTAACTTGAGAAAAAATTGGGGTACATACGATATCCGTCGAAAACAATGGATTGGTGATAGTGCTAGACATGATGAGAGAATGTTTTTATGGTATCAACAAATAGATCCTGAAATTCTCTGTAGAATGCTATACCAACAAATGGATGGTGGAAATATACCGAAATGGTTCGAGCCATGGATATGTGTtacaaattgtaatgaaatagACAGATGTGATTGTGGAAGAAATAGTGATGATCATGattgtatatagaaataaaaacatgaatataattgtctatgataagttttttttaaaatgtgtttgtatttacaataaaaaacacctataatttaattaatcattgttttgttttaccTATGAAATGACCTCACCACCTTATTTTCAGGTTATAAATACACCTTGTTTGTGATAATTATATTCGCACCATCaagtaattttgagtaataaacatgaatcaaaaaacatttgtattacaacaatatttttatattgttttgtgttagttaaaaattgcttcaataaaatttcatgaacctagtctaatatatattcatattaaaaaatacatttccttttttaaaacacaaatatgttcacaaaagcggtccactatgacaaaatttttttgttacaagtatgttcacaaaaactttccactataaaaggagactttttttatcaatatattaatcatgtaaagagtcgaaccctaaccacctgactttaacgttagatccatgtttagctaagactttttccactaaataaatgtttggatcgtgaactttttgtaattcttcaacatagaaaccaccctttatatcttcgttgttgtaatccttcaataaatatgttcttgggtttgtaagtttcacctcgtgaatggtgaatatttctggtaactactccgattttataagtttttgttaaaaactactccgattttataagttttttaacaaaattgatttgataactgctttaatactctgattttttcaatttttttaataaaattgtttttatatctgcTTTAATACTCTGATTTCTCAGTTCATATCTGGTTCATATCCAAATCTAACGGGACAGGAGAAAGagaattctcaagaatatgttgaaatagataacatctaaccttgaaaaatattgtaatttgacactttaaatatacatgataaaattcaagacacgtgaccggatgtttatttttttttatgttgaaatagataacatctaaccttgaaaaatatgatatcatcatcctgttacaagttcaaacttgttttaatcgacttaaaataattttacacgtgaccggatgctaatatttttttatgattaagcaatgtaatatgacacttgaacgtgttagataataatttgcaaatctgaattccaagaaaagaatattatgagtcagcaattttcaagaatatgttgaaatagatttgaccttgaaaaatatgatatcatcatcttgtaacaagttcaaacttgtttgaaataattttacatgtgtcaaaacacgtgaccggatattaatatttttttatgattaagcaatgtaatatgacacttgaaatttacataataaaaatacatgttcaaacttgtttgaatggactttgatcttaaaataattttacacgtgtcagctattttcaaaaatatgttgaaatagatttgaccttgaaaaatatgatatcatcatcctgttacaagttcaaacttgtttgaataaaaatacatgttcaaacttgtttgaacatgtttaaacttgtttgaatcgcattagatcttaaaataattttacacgtgtgagattagaataaaggttttatttaataaaaatcttataaatattttttttttatttattaatgattaaaatttacattttaaaaaaaatttacagaaaaaaattattattatgaatctgaaaaaacacacaaagtattggtgacactacagttcaataaattcatcaaatccattcctataacgacctgcattcatagagaaatttttcattattacaacaaatccatttggtgaactccaacaatgtcgatataaatcatgaaatttttgaaaattcatatcagagCCGACATGATTGTAGAATATGTGTTTTAGATTCATTTCATCCGTTTTGAATAGCACCAAGCAATTAACATTGCCCCTTATGTTATGCTTTAGAACACGTGCGTAGCTCTGACATAGgtagaaacaatcaatttttcgatgacgatccatactaaagtattctctacttctctgttgtgaatgacagctcacatcatcaaaaatgaaaagacttttttctcGAGCTTCATTCAGACTAGGAATTTCACTAGTATCACTAAGTGGAAAAATAGCCAACCCCttccactaattttaaagtctcttcTAGTAATTGATATCTCGGTTGGTAAACAGATTTACTGTacacataaatgttttcaaagcgtaaaccgttttcatcataaattaaattcaacataacaatggttttaccacaaccactagggccacatattattgttcatagtgaatctgaaaatagccgaccatgatatgtttgtgtgtctgtatttTCTGGTAATAAACACTCAGAGCAGgttgttgtttatgaaaatgcaatgtaactaagactaaaatttcaatacaacccAGAGCACTTTACGATATAGATCTACATGCGTatgctaaacaatttaaaattccgtaTTTTTGTGGTGTTTTTATGTGTGACACCCTACCTAAAAgatcatataaatatgaaacaggAATTATCAACCATGATGTATCCAAAAATAGTGTTACACACTGTAcggtatataaaaagtataaactgCAAGCTTTGGTAACTTAAAGCCATCataggaaataattaaatattttaactgatgtgacattcaatattattttgcaatcacagttttaatattacgattgtggacatctatgtattctaaccttgaaaaatattgtaatttgacactttaagtataaataatattaaaaaattagatgattatgtattttgttttaatataaaattataatttttttaataaaatttttttatctaatctatagtacaagttgatttattatattccaTATAAAGAGCATATTATATGGGTTGATTGATGATGCTTGTTAGATTTGAAAACCTCtttctaaacagaccagtattaaacaggtcaaaaccagtattaaacagatacagaccagtattaaacaggtcaaaaccagtattaaacagatacagaccagtattaaacaggttaaaaccagtattaaacagatacagaccagtattaaacaggttaaaaccagtattaaacaggttaaaaccagtattaaacaggttaaaaaccagtattaaacagatacagaccagtattaaacaggttaaaaccagtattaaacagatacagaccagtattaaacaggtcaaagccagtattaaacaggtcaaaaccagtattaaacaggttaaaaccagtattaaacaggtcaaaaccagtattaaacaggttaaaaccagtattaaacagatacagaccagtattaaacaggtcaaaaccagtattaaacagatacagaccagtattaaacaggtcaaaaccagtattaaacagatacagaccagtattaaacaggtcaaaaccagtattaaacagcaACAgcccagtattaaacagatacagaccagtattaaacaggttttcaccgattttactccgattttcgccgattttactccggttttcatcgattttgctccgactttcgccgattttactccggttttactccagctttcaccgattttactccgactttcgccgattttactctggttttactccgactttcgccgatt
This genomic interval from Chrysoperla carnea chromosome 1, inChrCarn1.1, whole genome shotgun sequence contains the following:
- the LOC123305840 gene encoding uncharacterized protein LOC123305840, producing the protein MIYPEYFNMEFYQLMEACRWSIPTKLIDTLRYSYLEVDDCFHIAAFIVRNCLDAILFVNYAKKFNYFKRDFNQFEILLNECCDDLIHGSNLRKNWGTYDIRRKQWIGDSARHDERMFLWYQQIDPEILCRMLYQQMDGGNIPKWFEPWICVTNCNEIDRCDCGRNSDDHDCI